A genomic region of Pseudoxanthomonas suwonensis contains the following coding sequences:
- the sufC gene encoding Fe-S cluster assembly ATPase SufC encodes MLKIDNLHASVAGREILKGLSLEVKPGEVHAIMGPNGAGKSTLGNILAGREGYEVTEGSVEFDGRPLLELAPEERAAEGVFLAFQYPVEIPGVNNTYFLRSALNAQRKVRGEAELDSMQFLKRVREKLAVLHLKDELLHRGVNEGFSGGEKKRNEIFQLAVLEPRLAILDETDSGLDIDALKTVADGVNALRSPERSFVVITHYQRLLDYIKPDVVHVLADGRIVESGGPELALELEQHGYAWIKDRIAPEAAA; translated from the coding sequence ATGCTGAAGATCGACAACCTCCACGCCAGCGTCGCCGGACGCGAAATCCTCAAGGGCCTCTCGCTCGAGGTGAAGCCGGGCGAAGTGCACGCCATCATGGGCCCCAACGGCGCCGGCAAGTCCACCCTGGGCAACATCCTGGCCGGACGCGAGGGCTACGAGGTCACCGAGGGCAGCGTCGAGTTCGACGGCAGGCCGCTGCTGGAGCTGGCGCCGGAGGAGCGCGCCGCCGAAGGCGTGTTCCTGGCCTTCCAGTACCCGGTCGAGATCCCGGGCGTGAACAACACCTACTTCCTGCGCAGCGCGCTCAACGCCCAGCGCAAGGTGCGCGGCGAAGCCGAGCTGGACTCGATGCAGTTCCTCAAGCGCGTGCGTGAGAAGCTGGCCGTGCTGCATCTGAAGGACGAGCTGCTGCACCGCGGTGTCAACGAGGGTTTTTCCGGCGGCGAGAAGAAGCGCAACGAGATCTTCCAGCTGGCCGTGCTCGAGCCCAGGCTGGCGATCCTGGACGAGACCGACTCGGGCCTGGACATCGACGCGCTCAAGACCGTGGCCGACGGCGTCAACGCGCTGCGCTCGCCGGAGCGCTCGTTCGTGGTCATCACCCACTACCAGCGCCTGCTGGACTACATCAAGCCGGACGTGGTCCACGTGCTGGCCGATGGCCGCATCGTCGAAAGCGGAGGCCCGGAGCTGGCGCTGGAGCTGGAGCAGCACGGTTACGCCTGGATCAAGGACCGCATCGCGCCGGAGGCGGCGGCGTGA
- the sufB gene encoding Fe-S cluster assembly protein SufB: MATETDITTAEAPPQNAEILERLGRRYEAGFVTEIESDSLPPGLDEDTIRALSAKKEEPEWMTQWRLDAYRRWLTMPVPHWAKLKIAPIDFQAISYYSAPKGPKYASLDDVPKELLDTYDKLGVPLHERARLAGVAVDAVFDSVSVGTTFRKELAEKGIVFCSMSEAVREHPELVKKYLGSVVPHGDNYFAALNSAVFSDGSFVFIPRGVRCPMELSTYFRINAGHTGQFERTLIIAEEGSYVSYLEGCTAPMRDENQLHAAVVELVALDDAEIKYSTVQNWYPGDEQGRGGIYNFVTKRAECRGARSKVTWTQVETGSAITWKYPSCVLLGDDSSGEFHSVALTHHRQQADTGTKMIHVGKRTKSKIVSKGISAGRGQNTYRGLVKVDRNADGARNYTQCDSLLIGKQCGAHTFPYIEVKNPGATVEHEATTSKISDDQLFYCRSRGIGPEDAVSLIVDGFCKQVFRELPMEFAVEAKKLLEVSLEGSVG, encoded by the coding sequence ATGGCCACCGAAACCGACATCACCACCGCCGAAGCGCCGCCGCAGAACGCCGAGATCCTCGAGCGGCTGGGCCGCCGCTACGAGGCCGGCTTCGTCACCGAGATCGAATCCGACTCGCTGCCGCCGGGCCTGGACGAGGACACGATCCGCGCCCTGTCGGCCAAGAAGGAGGAGCCGGAGTGGATGACCCAGTGGCGGCTGGACGCCTACCGGCGCTGGCTGACCATGCCGGTGCCGCACTGGGCCAAGCTGAAGATCGCACCGATCGACTTCCAGGCGATCAGCTACTACTCGGCGCCAAAGGGGCCGAAGTACGCCTCGCTGGACGACGTGCCCAAGGAGCTGCTGGACACCTACGACAAGCTGGGCGTGCCGCTGCACGAGCGCGCCAGGCTGGCCGGGGTGGCGGTGGATGCGGTGTTCGACTCGGTGAGTGTGGGCACCACCTTCCGCAAGGAGCTGGCCGAAAAAGGCATCGTGTTCTGCTCGATGTCCGAGGCCGTCCGCGAACATCCCGAGCTGGTGAAGAAATATCTGGGCAGCGTGGTCCCGCACGGCGACAACTACTTCGCCGCGCTCAACTCCGCGGTGTTCTCCGACGGCAGCTTCGTGTTCATCCCCAGGGGCGTGCGCTGCCCGATGGAGCTGAGCACCTACTTCCGGATCAACGCCGGCCACACCGGCCAGTTCGAGCGCACCCTGATCATCGCCGAGGAAGGCAGCTACGTTTCCTACCTGGAAGGCTGCACTGCGCCGATGCGCGACGAGAACCAGCTGCATGCCGCGGTGGTGGAACTGGTCGCGCTGGACGACGCCGAGATCAAGTACTCGACCGTGCAGAACTGGTACCCGGGCGACGAGCAAGGCCGCGGCGGCATCTACAACTTCGTGACCAAGCGCGCCGAGTGCCGCGGCGCGCGCAGCAAGGTCACCTGGACCCAGGTCGAGACCGGCTCGGCGATCACCTGGAAGTACCCGTCCTGCGTGCTGCTGGGCGACGACTCCTCCGGCGAATTCCACTCGGTGGCGCTGACCCACCACCGCCAGCAGGCCGACACCGGCACCAAGATGATCCACGTCGGCAAGCGCACCAAGTCCAAGATCGTGTCCAAGGGCATCAGCGCCGGACGCGGGCAGAACACCTACCGCGGCCTGGTCAAGGTCGACCGGAATGCGGATGGCGCGCGCAACTACACCCAGTGCGACAGCCTGCTGATCGGCAAGCAGTGCGGCGCCCACACCTTCCCCTACATCGAGGTGAAGAACCCGGGCGCCACGGTCGAGCACGAGGCCACCACCTCCAAGATCAGCGACGACCAGCTGTTCTACTGCCGCTCGCGCGGCATCGGTCCGGAGGACGCGGTCTCGCTGATCGTCGACGGCTTCTGCAAGCAGGTCTTCCGCGAACTGCCGATGGAGTTCGCGGTGGAGGCGAAGAAGCTGCTGGAAGTCTCGCTGGAAGGCAGCGTCGGCTGA
- a CDS encoding SUF system Fe-S cluster assembly regulator: protein MLRVTKLTDYATVVLTVLATRQGQVLSAAELAEQSGLEQPTVSKLLKPLAQAGLVEGLRGVHGGYRLSRDAADISLIEIVEAMEGPLAMTECSQHDGHCGIADQCGVRANWRLINDVVADALRGVTLAQMLRPPVPPSPDTTSRRREIAVRVSS from the coding sequence ATGCTCCGCGTCACCAAGCTGACCGATTACGCCACTGTGGTCCTGACCGTGCTCGCCACGCGCCAGGGCCAGGTGCTGAGCGCGGCCGAACTGGCCGAGCAGTCCGGGCTGGAACAGCCCACCGTCAGCAAGCTGCTCAAGCCGCTGGCCCAGGCCGGCCTGGTCGAGGGCCTGCGCGGCGTGCACGGCGGCTACCGCCTCAGCCGCGACGCGGCCGACATCAGCCTGATCGAGATCGTCGAGGCGATGGAAGGCCCGCTGGCGATGACCGAGTGCAGCCAGCACGACGGCCATTGCGGCATCGCCGACCAGTGCGGCGTACGCGCCAACTGGCGCCTGATCAACGACGTGGTCGCCGACGCCCTGCGCGGGGTGACCCTGGCGCAGATGCTGCGCCCGCCCGTCCCTCCCTCCCCCGACACCACGTCGCGCCGGCGCGAGATCGCCGTGCGCGTCTCCAGCTGA
- a CDS encoding SET domain-containing protein, whose amino-acid sequence MPRKIVARKSPIHGNGVFAVAPIRKGERVIEYRGRRRTHEQVDKDVSGDVDSGHTFLFTLNDEYVVDANYEGNAARWINHSCDPNCEAVIVEDDGDDRRKDRVFIEAVRAIAPGEELSYNYGITLLERHTPRLKKIWACLCGSPKCTGTMLQPKR is encoded by the coding sequence ATGCCCCGCAAGATCGTCGCCCGCAAGTCGCCCATCCACGGCAATGGCGTGTTCGCCGTGGCGCCGATCCGCAAGGGCGAGCGCGTCATCGAGTACAGGGGGCGGCGGCGCACGCACGAGCAGGTCGACAAGGACGTGTCCGGCGACGTCGACAGCGGCCATACCTTCCTGTTCACCCTCAACGACGAGTACGTGGTCGACGCCAACTACGAGGGCAACGCCGCGCGCTGGATCAACCACAGCTGCGACCCCAACTGCGAGGCGGTGATCGTCGAGGACGACGGCGACGACCGGCGCAAGGACCGGGTGTTCATCGAGGCGGTGCGCGCGATCGCCCCGGGCGAGGAACTGTCCTACAACTACGGCATCACCCTGCTCGAGCGGCACACGCCGCGGCTGAAGAAGATCTGGGCCTGCCTGTGCGGCTCGCCCAAGTGCACCGGGACGATGCTGCAGCCCAAGCGCTGA
- a CDS encoding DUF1439 domain-containing protein, whose translation MHARRLLLSTLALLAAIASAAAIAAPEVSGRRIAIGEADAQRFLEGRFPHRQDALGGLVEVTASNPLLAIPPGDRMHLAVDLAVSTAGGGPVPLGTLALTSALRYDTAQGAFFLDQPRIDDFRQAGGGAGLSAASREVLNSWLADYARSQPVYRIEPELAALLGDLQVQSAGVENGRLVVTFNQDIGFLAPALAP comes from the coding sequence ATGCATGCACGCCGCCTCCTGCTGTCGACCCTCGCGCTGCTGGCCGCCATCGCTTCAGCCGCCGCCATCGCCGCGCCGGAGGTGAGCGGCCGCCGCATCGCGATCGGCGAAGCCGACGCGCAGCGCTTCCTGGAAGGACGCTTCCCGCACCGGCAGGACGCCCTCGGCGGCCTGGTCGAAGTCACCGCCAGCAACCCGCTGCTGGCGATCCCGCCAGGCGACCGCATGCACCTGGCGGTGGACCTGGCCGTCTCCACCGCCGGCGGCGGGCCGGTGCCGCTGGGTACCCTGGCGCTGACCAGCGCGCTGCGCTACGACACCGCGCAGGGCGCGTTCTTCCTCGACCAGCCGCGGATCGACGACTTCCGCCAGGCCGGCGGCGGCGCCGGCCTGAGCGCCGCCAGCCGCGAGGTGCTCAACAGCTGGCTGGCCGACTACGCGCGCAGCCAGCCGGTGTACCGGATCGAGCCGGAACTGGCCGCGCTGCTGGGCGACCTGCAGGTGCAATCGGCCGGCGTGGAGAACGGCCGGCTGGTCGTCACCTTCAACCAGGACATCGGCTTCCTCGCCCCGGCCCTGGCGCCCTGA
- a CDS encoding DUF3861 family protein, translating into MASSPHRYRVTVTPVERDGLPCRGRCSIEFDQACGEDWMRLLEGSQRLPGFSGDERTALVVGLRLLDGLARGPRDLAEDPLAELRAPLATLLGRIGTPPG; encoded by the coding sequence ATGGCTTCCTCTCCCCACCGATACCGGGTCACGGTCACCCCGGTCGAACGCGACGGCCTGCCCTGCCGCGGCCGCTGCAGCATCGAGTTCGACCAGGCCTGTGGCGAGGACTGGATGCGCCTGCTCGAAGGCAGCCAGCGCCTGCCGGGCTTCAGCGGCGACGAGCGCACCGCGCTGGTGGTCGGCCTGCGCCTGCTCGATGGACTCGCGCGCGGTCCGCGCGACCTGGCCGAGGATCCGCTGGCCGAACTGCGCGCCCCGCTGGCCACGCTGCTGGGCAGGATCGGCACGCCGCCCGGCTGA
- a CDS encoding HU family DNA-binding protein, whose amino-acid sequence MAKTTKKPAAKKAAPKAAKAAPKKAAPAAAKPLKEVLGKSALVKHLAEASGVAAKDVKAVLAAVEDAVSGAISKKGAGSFTLPGLFKVTSVKVPAKPKRKGINPFTKEEQWFAAKPASVKVKVRPLKKLKDAAA is encoded by the coding sequence ATGGCGAAGACCACCAAGAAGCCGGCCGCCAAGAAGGCCGCGCCGAAAGCGGCGAAGGCCGCTCCGAAGAAGGCGGCTCCGGCTGCCGCCAAGCCGCTGAAGGAAGTGCTGGGCAAGTCCGCCCTGGTCAAGCATCTGGCCGAAGCCAGTGGCGTCGCCGCCAAGGACGTCAAGGCCGTGCTGGCCGCGGTCGAGGACGCCGTTTCCGGCGCGATCAGCAAGAAGGGCGCGGGCAGCTTCACCCTGCCGGGCCTGTTCAAGGTCACCTCGGTCAAGGTTCCGGCCAAGCCGAAGCGCAAGGGCATCAACCCGTTCACCAAGGAAGAGCAGTGGTTCGCCGCCAAGCCGGCTTCGGTCAAGGTGAAGGTGCGTCCGCTGAAGAAGCTCAAGGACGCCGCGGCCTGA
- a CDS encoding alpha/beta hydrolase family protein: MDIRLDPVEIAVDDAQVCGTVLSPAPVLPGVLFVHGWGGSQEHDLGRARQAAGIGCVCLTFDLRGHERTAAQWETVSRPQNLEDLLAAYDWFASRPNVDPGAIAVVGISYGGYLASLLTEQRPVRWLALRSPAIYKDQGWELPKRRLHEDPDLYAFRRRPLPWQENRALRACRAFAGDVLLVEAEYDETVPHPVIDNYATAFSRAGSLTRRRIAGADHAFSGKPEQKAYTDVLVGWLTEMVRAAREREAGEKVAERKRARRAEGVGAGR, from the coding sequence GTGGACATCCGGCTCGATCCCGTTGAAATCGCCGTGGACGACGCCCAGGTCTGCGGCACCGTGCTGTCGCCGGCGCCGGTCCTGCCGGGCGTGCTGTTCGTGCACGGCTGGGGCGGCAGCCAGGAACACGACCTGGGCCGCGCGCGCCAGGCGGCGGGCATCGGCTGCGTGTGCCTGACCTTCGACCTGCGCGGGCACGAGCGCACCGCCGCGCAGTGGGAGACGGTGAGCCGGCCGCAGAACCTGGAGGACCTGCTGGCCGCCTACGACTGGTTCGCCAGCCGGCCCAACGTCGATCCCGGCGCGATCGCCGTGGTCGGGATCAGCTACGGCGGCTACCTGGCGAGCCTGCTGACCGAGCAGCGCCCGGTGCGCTGGCTGGCGCTGCGTTCGCCGGCCATCTACAAGGACCAGGGCTGGGAACTGCCGAAGCGGCGCCTGCACGAGGACCCGGACCTGTACGCGTTCCGCCGCCGCCCGCTGCCGTGGCAGGAGAACCGCGCGCTGCGCGCGTGCCGGGCGTTCGCCGGCGACGTGCTGCTGGTCGAGGCCGAGTACGACGAGACCGTGCCGCACCCGGTGATCGACAACTACGCCACGGCCTTTTCCCGCGCCGGCTCGCTGACCCGGCGCCGCATCGCCGGCGCCGACCATGCCTTCTCCGGCAAGCCCGAACAGAAGGCCTACACCGACGTCCTGGTCGGCTGGCTGACGGAAATGGTGCGCGCGGCGCGCGAGCGGGAGGCCGGGGAAAAGGTCGCCGAGCGCAAGCGCGCACGGCGCGCGGAGGGCGTCGGCGCCGGCCGCTGA
- a CDS encoding DUF3182 family protein, with amino-acid sequence MPPLPPPSATPRTVLTLCAGGAPRDPHERATQVWIAQRLAALTGWEFGGEYDPQRLLGAASPYFVPDATLTTAQAARLGIEGEHDLFGGVVPHAFVADKVITHPLPAADSYAPEGWDPALAQRLAGAVLPGFSVFDREEIEAAGLQLLALGGPIRLKQAQARGGHGQQLVADAAALHAAVAALDPEAVRRHGVVLEQHLERATTCSVGGIRVAGLHLSYLGTQHQTTSRDGAEVYAGSCLRVVRGGLEALDALARDPVERTALRHAQRYEAAVEATHPGFFASRRNYDVVAGYDAAGRWRCGVLEQSWRPGGASPAEIAALAMFLAPDPPRTLEVSCHESHDPAHPPPAHAQVHYHDPSAPHGPVLKYAVVTSPA; translated from the coding sequence ATGCCGCCGTTGCCCCCGCCCAGCGCGACGCCGCGCACCGTCCTGACCCTGTGCGCCGGCGGCGCGCCGCGGGACCCGCACGAACGCGCCACCCAGGTATGGATCGCGCAGCGCCTGGCCGCACTGACCGGCTGGGAATTCGGCGGCGAATACGACCCGCAGCGTCTGCTCGGCGCGGCAAGCCCGTACTTCGTTCCCGACGCGACCCTGACCACCGCGCAGGCGGCCCGGCTCGGCATCGAGGGCGAGCACGACCTGTTCGGCGGCGTAGTCCCGCACGCCTTCGTCGCCGACAAGGTCATCACCCATCCGCTGCCGGCGGCGGACTCCTACGCGCCGGAAGGCTGGGATCCGGCGCTCGCCCAGCGCCTGGCCGGCGCGGTGCTGCCCGGGTTCAGCGTGTTCGACCGCGAGGAGATCGAAGCGGCCGGCCTGCAGCTGCTGGCGCTCGGCGGGCCGATCCGGCTCAAGCAGGCGCAGGCGCGCGGCGGCCACGGCCAGCAACTGGTCGCCGACGCGGCAGCGTTGCACGCGGCGGTGGCCGCCCTGGATCCGGAGGCGGTGCGCCGCCATGGCGTGGTCCTGGAGCAGCACCTGGAACGCGCCACCACCTGCAGCGTCGGCGGGATCCGGGTGGCCGGCCTGCACCTGTCCTATCTCGGCACCCAGCACCAGACCACCAGCCGGGACGGCGCCGAGGTCTACGCCGGCTCCTGCCTGCGCGTGGTCCGCGGCGGGCTGGAGGCGCTGGACGCACTGGCCCGCGACCCGGTCGAGCGCACCGCGCTGCGCCATGCGCAACGCTACGAAGCGGCGGTGGAGGCGACCCATCCCGGCTTCTTCGCTTCGCGCCGCAACTATGACGTGGTCGCCGGCTACGACGCCGCGGGGCGCTGGCGCTGCGGCGTGCTGGAGCAATCCTGGCGCCCGGGCGGCGCATCGCCCGCGGAGATCGCGGCGCTGGCCATGTTCCTGGCCCCGGATCCACCACGGACGCTGGAAGTCTCCTGCCACGAGTCGCACGATCCGGCGCATCCGCCGCCGGCGCATGCGCAGGTGCACTACCACGATCCGTCGGCACCGCATGGACCGGTCCTCAAATACGCCGTCGTGACCTCCCCGGCGTAA
- a CDS encoding SDR family oxidoreductase has product MTAKAKKRVNPPQRQRRQPGVQSAMRPQPVVVREGYRGSGRLQDKVALVTGGDSGIGQAVAVHFALEGAKVAIAYLSPRESGDADETVRLVEAAGSECLAVRIDLRTPARCRQLVERTVARFGRLDVLVNNHAQQYPVEEAEELTPERVRRTFENNLFSFFYLVDAALPHLRRGSCIVNTGSVTGARGHATLLDYASTKGGIHAMTFSLAQSLAERGIRVNAVAPGPIWTPLIPASFKPKEVAEFGSDTLMKRPGQPAEVAPAYVYLASADASFVTGQVLHVNGGSFIAA; this is encoded by the coding sequence ATGACAGCGAAAGCGAAGAAGCGGGTCAATCCGCCACAGCGCCAGCGCCGCCAGCCGGGCGTGCAGTCGGCGATGCGGCCGCAGCCGGTGGTGGTACGCGAGGGCTATCGGGGCAGCGGCCGGCTGCAGGACAAGGTCGCGCTGGTCACCGGCGGCGACAGCGGCATCGGCCAGGCGGTGGCGGTGCACTTCGCCCTGGAGGGCGCGAAGGTGGCGATCGCCTACCTGTCGCCGCGCGAGTCCGGCGACGCCGACGAGACCGTACGCCTGGTCGAGGCTGCTGGCAGCGAGTGCCTGGCGGTGCGCATCGACCTGCGTACCCCGGCACGCTGCCGGCAGCTGGTCGAGCGGACGGTTGCGCGCTTCGGCCGGCTCGACGTGCTGGTCAACAACCATGCCCAGCAGTACCCGGTGGAGGAGGCCGAGGAGCTCACCCCCGAGCGGGTCCGGCGGACCTTCGAGAACAACCTGTTCTCGTTCTTCTACCTGGTCGACGCGGCGCTGCCGCACCTGCGCCGCGGCAGCTGCATCGTCAACACCGGCTCGGTCACCGGCGCCCGCGGCCACGCCACCCTGCTGGACTACGCTTCGACCAAGGGCGGGATCCACGCGATGACCTTCTCGCTGGCGCAGTCGCTGGCCGAGCGCGGCATCCGGGTGAATGCGGTGGCGCCCGGGCCGATCTGGACGCCGCTGATCCCGGCCTCGTTCAAGCCGAAGGAGGTCGCCGAATTCGGCTCCGACACGCTGATGAAGCGGCCGGGCCAGCCGGCCGAGGTCGCGCCGGCCTACGTGTACCTGGCCAGTGCCGATGCCAGCTTCGTCACCGGGCAGGTGCTGCACGTCAACGGCGGGAGCTTCATCGCTGCCTGA
- a CDS encoding alpha-glucosidase family protein, whose product MNQSPWWRGAVIYQIYPRSFLDTDGDGVGDLPGIVDRLDYVASLGVDAIWISPFFKSPMADFGYDIADQRAVDPLFGTLEDFDRLLAKAHRLGLKVMIDQVFSHTSDQHDWFRESRQSRDNPKADWYVWADAREDGTPPNNWMSLFGGVAWRWEPRRCQYYLHNFLSSQPDLNFHNPDVQQATLDYVQFWLDRGVDGFRLDSINFCFHDARLRDNPPKPADKRVGRGFSADNPYAFQYHWYNNTQPENLPFLERVRALLDRYPGAVTLGEISSEDSLATTAEYTSGNRLHMGYSFELLVDDFSAAYIRDTVSKLEAAMTEGWPCWAVSNHDVRRAVTRWGGANPPPQLARMLVAMVCSLRGSVCLYQGEELGLPEAEVPYEALQDPYGITFWPNFKGRDGCRTPMPWTGEADAGFSRGKPWLPVPEAHHALSVAAQDADPDSVLNAFRGFMRWRKAQPALVAGGIAFLDTAEPVLAFVREGNGQTLLAAFNLSASPAEFALPPGAWTPVHGHGLPAVAVDDGRTRLPAYGVLFAQAG is encoded by the coding sequence ATGAACCAGTCCCCGTGGTGGCGCGGCGCCGTCATCTACCAGATCTACCCGCGCAGCTTCCTGGACACCGACGGCGACGGCGTGGGCGACCTGCCCGGCATCGTCGACCGGCTCGATTACGTGGCCTCGCTGGGCGTGGACGCGATCTGGATCTCGCCGTTCTTCAAGTCGCCGATGGCCGACTTCGGCTACGACATCGCCGACCAGCGCGCGGTCGATCCCCTGTTCGGCACGCTGGAGGACTTCGACCGGCTGCTGGCCAAGGCGCACCGGCTCGGGCTGAAGGTGATGATCGACCAGGTCTTCAGCCACACCTCCGACCAGCACGACTGGTTCCGCGAGAGCCGGCAGAGCCGCGACAACCCGAAGGCCGACTGGTACGTGTGGGCCGACGCGCGCGAGGACGGCACCCCGCCCAACAACTGGATGTCGCTGTTCGGCGGCGTGGCCTGGCGCTGGGAGCCGCGGCGCTGCCAGTACTACCTGCACAACTTCCTGTCCTCGCAGCCGGACCTGAACTTCCACAATCCCGACGTGCAGCAGGCCACGCTGGACTACGTCCAGTTCTGGCTGGACCGCGGCGTGGACGGCTTCCGCCTGGACTCGATCAACTTCTGCTTCCACGACGCCCGGCTGCGCGACAACCCCCCCAAGCCGGCGGACAAGCGCGTCGGCCGCGGCTTCAGCGCCGACAATCCGTATGCGTTCCAGTACCACTGGTACAACAACACCCAGCCGGAGAACCTGCCGTTCCTGGAACGCGTGCGCGCCCTGCTCGACCGCTACCCGGGCGCGGTGACCCTGGGCGAGATCTCCTCGGAGGACTCGCTGGCCACCACCGCCGAGTACACGTCGGGCAACCGCCTGCACATGGGCTACAGCTTCGAGCTGCTGGTCGACGACTTCAGCGCGGCCTACATCCGCGACACGGTCTCCAAGCTGGAGGCGGCGATGACCGAAGGCTGGCCGTGCTGGGCGGTGTCCAACCACGACGTGCGCCGCGCGGTGACCCGCTGGGGCGGCGCGAACCCGCCGCCGCAGCTGGCCAGGATGCTGGTGGCGATGGTCTGCTCGCTGCGTGGTTCGGTCTGCCTGTACCAGGGCGAGGAACTGGGCCTGCCGGAGGCCGAGGTGCCGTACGAGGCGCTGCAGGATCCATACGGCATCACCTTCTGGCCCAACTTCAAGGGCCGCGACGGCTGCCGCACGCCGATGCCGTGGACCGGCGAGGCCGATGCCGGCTTCAGCCGCGGCAAGCCTTGGCTGCCGGTGCCGGAGGCGCACCACGCGCTGTCGGTGGCCGCGCAGGACGCCGATCCGGACTCGGTACTCAACGCGTTCCGCGGCTTCATGCGCTGGCGCAAGGCGCAGCCGGCACTGGTCGCCGGCGGCATCGCCTTCCTGGACACGGCCGAGCCGGTGCTGGCGTTCGTCCGCGAGGGCAACGGGCAGACGCTGCTGGCCGCGTTCAACCTGTCGGCGTCGCCGGCCGAATTCGCGTTGCCGCCCGGCGCCTGGACGCCGGTGCACGGGCATGGCCTGCCCGCGGTTGCGGTGGACGACGGACGTACACGGCTGCCGGCCTACGGCGTGCTGTTCGCGCAAGCGGGCTGA